The proteins below come from a single Ovis canadensis isolate MfBH-ARS-UI-01 breed Bighorn chromosome 23, ARS-UI_OviCan_v2, whole genome shotgun sequence genomic window:
- the TPGS2 gene encoding tubulin polyglutamylase complex subunit 2 isoform X3: MISSWEQKNNCVLPEDLKNFYLMTNGFHMTWNVKLDEHTIPLGSMAINNISKLTQLNQSSMYSLPNAPTLADLEDDIQEASENQPEKPHFDSRSVIFELDPCNGNGKVCLVYKRGKPGLAQDTEIWFLDRALYWHFLTDTFTAYYRLLITHLGLPQWQYAFTSYGISPQAKQWFNMYKPITYNTKLLTEETDSFVNKLDPSKVFKSKNKTIIPKKKGPVQSAGGQKGPSGPASTSKSSSGSGNPVRK; the protein is encoded by the exons AAGAATAACTGTGTGCTGCCTGAGGATCTGAAGAACTTTTACCTGATGACCAACGGCTTCCACATGACGTGGAATGTGAAGCTGGATG AACATACCATTCCATTGGGCAGCATGGCAATTAACAACATCTCAAAACTGACTCAACTCAACCAGTCTTCCATGTACTCACTTCCTAACGCACCAACTCTGGCAGACCTGGAGGACGATATACAAGAAG CCAGTGAGAACCAGCCAGAGAAGCCTCACTTTGATTCTCGCAGCGTGATATTTGAGTTGGACCCTTGCAACGGGAATGGGAAGGTTTGCCTCGTCTACAAAAGAGGGAAACCAG GATTAGCACAGGACACTGAGATCTGGTTCCTGGACAGAGCGTTATACTGGCATTTTCTCACAGACACCTTTACTGCCTATTACCGCCTGCTCATCACTCACCTGGGCCTGCCCCAGTGGCAGTACGCCTTCACCAGCTATGGCATTAGCCCCCAGGCCAAG CAATGGTTCAACATGTATAAACCCATCACCTACAACACAAAGCTCCTCACTGAAGAGACCGACTCCTTTGTGAACAAGCTGGATCCTAGCAAAGTGTTCAAGAGCAAGAACAAGACCATAATCCCCAAAAAGAAAGGGCCTGTTCAGTCTGCAGGCGGCCAGAAAGGGCCCTCAGGTCCCGCTTCCACCTCTAAATCCTCCTCTGGGTCTGGAAACCCTGTCCGGAAATGA